Genomic DNA from Tautonia rosea:
CCGTCGATCACGACAAGCTGCAGCGGGCGATCGACAAGGCCTCGAAGGCCAACATCGGTCTCGTCGCCATGAAGACGCAGCGCGGGGCCGACGCGGTGGTCGATGCCATCGACAACGACGGCCAGCTGTTTGCCATCGACCAGACGCTGAAGCGGTTGCGAGAGGCGGGGATCAAGAAGGAGGTCGCCGCGGTCAAGTCGGTTTGGTACGACGACCGGATGCAGGTGGTCGTCTCCGAGATGACCAACTTCAGCGACCTCCGCGAGAACGTCGCCGCCAGCCGAGAGCCGTTGACGATCGAGGAAGCCCGACTGCTCGACGAACACCGGCGCAAGACCAACCATCTATATTGCCACGGCTGCGGCCATCTTTGCGAAACCGCCGCGAAGGGGGTCCCGGTGGCTACGGTCCTGCGATACCTCCGCTATTACGCCGCCTACGGCAAGCGATCCGAGGCCCGGGCGCTCTATCAAGCGCTTCCCGCCGAGGCGCGCGACCTGGCCAAGGCGGATCTCGCCGCTGCCGAACGGGCCTGCCCGCGCGGCTTGCCGGTGGCGAACCTCGTTCAGTTGGCCGACAGGCACCTGAGCTAAGCCTGACGGAGACCAACATTGATGGGCGCTCGGAGCTCGGGTCGGATCGTCGATGCGGGTTCCGGGGCCTTTCCCTCAACGTTGGTCTCGGCCCTTGGTTTGCTGTCCCCAGTGCGCGGATCGTCGGCTTACCAGGCACCCCACCGGAGGAACAACGAATGAAACGAAGAACACTCATTGGCAGCATGGTCGGGGGGCTGGCTGCCGGCCTCGCGAGCAGGACGATTCAGGCTCGCCCGGCGGTGGCGAATCGTCTCGAAGCCGGAGACATCCCGAAGCGGACCTTTGGCAAGACCGGGGTCGATCTGACCGTGATCGGCCTGGCCGGCGGGCGATTCCCGATCATCGGTAACGACGAGGAAGCCATCGCGCTGACCCGCCGAGCCGTTGAACTGGGCATCAACTACTTCGACACGGCGCACATCTACTGGGATGGCCATTCCGAAGAGATCTACGGCGCCGTCTTGCCGGACGTCCGCGATCAGGTCTTTCTGACGACCAAGTCGACTGATCGCACTCGCGAGGGAGCACTGGAGGAACTGAACCTCTCGCTGAAGCGTCTGAAGACCGATTACGTCGACCTCTGGCAGGTCCACGCAATCCGGAGCGAGGAGGATGCCGAGCAGGTCTTCGCCCCCGGCGGGGCGATCGAGGCGTTCGAGGCCGCCAAGAAGGCGGGCAAGTGCCGCTTCATCGGCTTCACCGGGCACTCGAACCCGGCGGCCCACCTGGCGATGCTCCGGGCCTATGAGGACTGGGACACGATCCTCATGCCCCTGCACGTGGCCGACCCGCATTACCTCAGCTTTGAGAATCAGGTGCTCCCCCTGGCCGTCGAGCGCAATCTTGGCATTCAGGGGATGAAGAATTTCGGCAACGCCAAGCTCCTCCAGCGCTTCAGCGTGAAGGAGTGCCTGAGCTACGTGCTCAACCTGCCGATCCACTGCACCGCCATCGGCTGCACGACCCTCGGGCAGCTCGAGGACGACGTCCGGATTGCTCAATCGCTGGAAGACCTCGGCGACGAGCAGATGGCCGCCCTGCGGTCACGGGCCGAACCCTTGAAGGGGCCTCGGCTCGAAGACTGGAAGGACGACGTGGAAACGACGGCCAGTCTGCGCGATCGACCGCGATACACCGGGTCCTGAGCGCGACGGTGGCCCGATTCGTTCCGCTCCCCGACGGCCGGCTTGGGCTTTGGGGAGCGGTCCCTGAGGGTGCTTCCTTGATTCAGTTCGAGCCTCCGCCGTCGGCTTCCGGGCGCTCTGGACGTTGCCAGGGTACCTGACCGGCCTGCTGAAGGTGCATCATGAGTGCCTGAGAGAGGAGCTGGGCCTTCGAAGGCTCCTGCTTGATCAGGTTCTGAGTTTCACGAGGGTCTGCATCAAGGTTGTAGAGCTGGAACGGCTCGAAGGGGTGATTCTGAACGAGCTTCCAAGGTCCCTGGCGAATGGCGAAGTAGTCCTGGCCGAGGTAGCGGGGCCCCCCTTCGCGGCGGACGAAGACGAGCGCACGATTGTCCTCGGGCAGCGATCGGCCGAGGAGTAACGGGACGAGGGATCGGCCGGTGGTTCCTGCGGGAATGGTCGCGCCGGCCAGCTCGCAGACGGTGGGCATCAGGTCCATTGTCAGGGTGACGTGATCGGTCGAGGAGCCGGGGGTAATCTGACCGGGCCAGCGGGCGGCCATCGGAATCCGGATGCCGCCTTCGTAGAGGTCTCCCTTCCCCCCTCGGTACGGACCGCATCGGGCGCCGACATCGAGCTGGCCGCCGTTGTCGCTGGCGAAGACGACAAGCGTTGATTCCGCCTGGCCGTTGGCGTCGAGGGCTCGAAACACGCGGCCAATCCCGTCGTCGAGGTGCTCGATCAACGCGACGAGCCGAGCCCGCTTCTCGTCGATCCCCGGCTCGCGACGGCGGACGCGATCGACCCAATCCTCGGGCGGTTGGATCGGAGTGTGAGGCGCGTTGTAAGCGAGGTAGAGGAAGAAGGGGTTTGGCTCGTCCTTCCGGGAGTTCAGGTAGTCGATCGCCCAGTCGGAGAAGAGGTCGGTGGCGTGCCCTTCGGGGTCGATCTCGGTGTCGCCGAGGCGCATGTAGTTGATGTCGTGGCGGCGATGGGTGTAGTAGTCGTCCATCATGTCGCCGAGGAAGCCGTGGACGTGGTCGAACCCGCGTTCGCCGGGGGTGTTCGGCGATTCGAGGCCGAGGTGCCACTTGCCGACGATCGCGGTGTGGTAGCCAACCTCACGAAGCAAGGCGGGAAGGAGCGGGACGTCGGGATCAAGATAGCCCCAGTTGTTCCACTTGTGCGTCCGGATGACGCCGGGGACACCGACGAGATCCGGGGTCCGGCCCGAGAGCAGCGCTGCTCGCGTCGGCGAACAGACCGGGCAGTTCGCATAGGCGTTCGAGAACCGAAGACCGGAGGCGACCAGGGCATCGATGTTCGGCGTCTGGAGATCCGGGGCCCCGAAGCTGGAAAGATCGCCGAAGCCCAGGTCATCGACCAGGATCATCAGGACGTTCGGCCGGTCGGGCGCCTCTCGGGCACCGATGCCGGAACGGACGAACATGGCCATCAAGGCCAGGCCAAGCATCCCGAGGCTGGTCATCACTCGGCGACGTGATCGCATGGGTGGACTCCGGTTCTCGGACGGAGGATCGGGCCGAGGCGACGCGAACGACCATCGGTGAGGGGTGGGCTGAAGGACCCGGACAGCCGAGGGCGGCTGTCCCACACCCCGATCGACGATCAGCCGCGCAAGGCGGCCAGGACTCGGTCATGCAAGGGGCCGTTGGTGGCGACGACGCCGCGGTTGTTCGCCAGGGTCGAGCCGAGGGTGAAGTCGAGGGCGTTGCCGTCGATGTCGGTTACGGTTCCGCCGGCCTCGGTGACGATGAGCGCGCCGGCGGCGTGGTCCCAGATTTTTTCCTGGTAGTCGGCACGGGTAGGCAGGCGAAGGTAGACGTCAGCCACGCCGGAGGCCACCGTGGCATACTTGGCCTGGCTATCGAGCCGGACCGGGGGCTCGGTCACGCCCAGGCGGGCCGCCACCACGGCCGATTCGTTGTGGGCACTATGGCCTGATTCCACCGATTCACAGAGGCGGGCGCGCGAAGGGTCGGTTCGGTCCGAGGTCTGGATCGAACGTTCCTCGTCTCCTCCGTCAAGTGGGAGCACCGTGGCCCCGGCTCCCCGAACGGCCAGAAAGACGGCACCGACCGGGCCGACTGTCGATCGCGATTGTTCCAGATTCGGGCAGGCCAACGCGGCCACTTCGATGCGTCCATCGACGATCAGGGCCAAAGCGATGGCGTACTGTTCTCCTCGGAGGAAGCCCTTGGTGCCGTCGATCGGGTCGAGCGTCCAGAAGCGAGGGGCGAAGTGAGTAAGGTTGCCGTGGTCGATCCAACCAAGGACCGTGTCGGCATCGGAACCGGGGCGAAGGGCGGCCACCTCGGCAACAACGCGGTCGCGAACAGCGGCGCGGTCGGGCGATCGGAGCTCCGCAGCGTCTTCCTCGGCCATGACCGGATCGTCCGGGAAGGCTGCCTTGAGGGTTGCGCAGATGAGCGCCTGGCTGCCGAAATCGGCGACGGTCACGGGGCTCTTGTCCCCCTTGGCGACCGGATCGGGACCGTGGGAACCTCGGACAGCTCGGCACAGCCGGGCGGCTTCCTGAACGGCCTGGGCGGCGACCGCTCGTTCGTGTTCAAAAGAATGGCTCACGACGCGAAGAACCCTCAAGGAATCGAGAAACGGGACAGGGTCGAGGAGGTTCGGCTCCGGCGCATAGGCTAGTCGTTCCGAGGCCCGGGAACAAGAAAGGCTTTGGATTCAAGGCTGTCGCCAGGCGTCATCGATCGGAACGTTCGAGGGCTTTACCCCGACTCGTGAACACAGGACAATAACCAGAGTCTCGCCCGGCGATCTGGAAACGTCGGTGCCGGTTGCGTGCGGAGCAGAACGTTGAGTGATCCGATTGAGTGGCGGAACTCCTGGCTGGAGCGTACCTCCGCAGTCCTCTCAGGCAACGGTCATATCGCCCCGGCCCGCTTGCTAAACGCGATTCAGGAAGGAACCCGACTCCGCAGGGTTCTTCATGAACTGGCCATCGATCCCATCCATCCGCGAGATCCTGAGGTCGACGTCCTTCTGGAACGGCTTCGGGACACCACGACCGATCACCTGGCCGACCTGCAGCGCGAGAACCCGGGGCCCAATCCGAAGCTCTCGACCCTCACCTCGAAGTGGCTCCGTGCCGAGCAAGCCTATCTCGGAGAGTTGCTCACGCGTCCGGATCTGGAACCCATCCGCCGCACCGCCCTGCTCGACCGATTTCGGAGAGACCTGACCTGGGCATCAGAGCTAGTTGCGTTGGTTGACGGTAACGTGCCGGTGCATCCCGCCGTCTCGGCAGTCATCGAGCTGGATCGGCTGCAAGAAACGATCCTGGCGGATGGGACTCCCTCGCTCGACCCGATCCGTGAACAGCTCACCCATCGAGCGACCCGGCTCCGCTGGTCGCTCCTCGATCGCCGGGTCAGTCAATTGCTTGAGGGGTCCGTTCCGGAGGGAACGGCCGAGGAACTCTGGTCGAGGCGGTTCTTGCTCTCCCGACTTCAGGCGGAGGTCGAGGGTCTTCCCGAGTCCATCCCGGTCCCGCCCTCTCCGGACACGCCCGATGAACCGTCAGAGAGCCTTCCGGGACCGAGACGCCACGTTGCCGCCCTGATCGAGCGTCGAGAGGCGCTGGCCGACGCGGCGGCCGAGCAACTCCGCAGCCTTTCCGCGGCGCCGCGATCGGCCGCCTGGGATGAGCTGTTGACGGACGCTCGCGAAGAGGCCAACGAACTCCTGTCGATGCTCGAGGAGGTGGACCTGGCGCAGGGGGTCCGCTTGTTGGCCCTCTCCCGGGAAGACATGCTCCGGTTGCGAGATGACTGCGTCGCCTCAGGTCAAAACGGAGCCGAGGAAGGGCTTGACCGCCCGACGATCGGCCATCTCCGCCGAGTGGCGAGACGCTTCGGCCGGATGGCCCGAACCGCGCGCAACGAGTGGCAAGAAAAAGACCTGACCGCCCGGATGAAGTCGAAATTCGGGCCGCGCTTCCCGAAACGGCTCGACGCGATCATTCTGGTCCTGATCCTGGTGCTCACCGGGCTGCTCGTCGTGGAGACGGTCATCGACCAGTCGGGGGGGATGACCCATCGGCTCGAAGCCGTCTTTGCCTGGGCCGACCTGGCGATCTGCGCGGTGTTTCTCACTGAGTTCACATTGAAGATCTCGCTGGCCACGGGAAAGTTGAGGTATCTGGCCCGGCATTTCGTGATTGACCTGTTGCCCTCCATTCCGTTCGGGTTCATCACCTTTGCCCTCTCCGGGCCGACCCTGATCGCCAACATCCAGATTCTTCGGTTGCTCCGAGTTCCCCGTCTGCTGCGATTCCTTCGAGTCATGCGGCCGCTGATTCGTTTCGTCCGGCTCTTGATCTTCGCCCTGCGTTTCACCGATCGCCTGGTGAGGCGCTATGCTCGGATCTTCAATCGCAACATTATCTTATTCGAGCTCAAGCCGGAGATCAGCGACGACTCGCGCAATCACCATCTGCTCCACATGATCCGCCGCCATTTTGACCGCAGGGCCTCGGAGCATTTCGGCATGCTCGACGAGTCTGAGCGGCTTGCGTTGACGGATGCGGCCATTGAGGATCTGGAAAGCCGGGTGAGTGAAATTCCTTCGGCCGACTGGTCGGAGCGGGTCGAGGACCAGACGCGCGATATCCCGATTGAGGAGGTTGTCGAGCGGCTCATCGAGCTGACCCCCGAGGAGCTGATCGAGCAGATGGGGCAAAGCTTCGTCAACTCGGTCGATCATTATCTGCAGCTAATTGACCTGCCGGTGATCCGCCGCTTGCCGATCATTCGTCCGGTTCTTGAACACCGCAAGCAGGGATCGGCCGAGGCCGTGGCACTGGCGGCCAACTATCTCGGTCACTTGATGCAACGTACGCTCGACGTGATTTACTACGTGGCCGATTTGCAGGCGACCGTCTCTCCCCCGCTGTTTCTTGACAAGCTTGGGCGAACGATCGTCTCGGCCACGAAACGCCCGGCCATTCGCCTGCTGAGCTTCGGCCTGACCTTCGCGGCACTCTATGCGTTGGTGTACCTGCTGGTTCCCAGTGGCGACGGCGTGGTTGAGGCGGGAGTGGACGCGACCCGGGAGGTTGGTCTCCTGCACGGTTTCGGGTTGCGCCTGCGAGCCATGCTGGGATGGTTCGCAGACAAGCTCGGCTTGCCCGTCATCGTCATCGGGGTCGTCTGCTTTGTCTTGATGCAAGTGGGAGGCTGGTTCCGCAAGATTGCCAACCAGGCCGCCGAGTTCTGCGAGCGGATTGTCGAGGCTCAGTTTGCCGCGCAGACGAAGCTGCTCAAGCGCGAATTGAAGGACCGCGATCAACGGTTTCTGGACGAGCGCGTGGTCCTTCCCGAGATTCGCTTGAGGACTTCTGATGATGTGTCGATGAACGCCGAGCGCGGTCTGCTCGGTGTCTCGAACCTTGAGCCGACCCGAGAGCCCTGGGCCCTCGATGCCCCGATCCAGGGGATGGAGTTGAAGCCCTCGGAAACGGATTTCTTCTCGACGCTCAAACTGCTGTATCAAGATTACCTGGATGGATCGCCGTTTCACCGCAACGACACGAAGGCCTCGACCCAGCTACTGGGCAACCTGGCGTTGCGAAACCTGAGTCTGAGCAATCTGCCGTACTTCCTTCGAGGGCGTCGGCGGCTCGATCGGCTCGACATGAGTCGTGCGGCGTCGAGCTTGCTCGGCGGGCCGTATCTCTGGTTCGACTACATCACGCGGATGATCGTGCAGGAGACGGCTAAGCTGCTGATCGACTACAACCGCAACGCCGTGCCGCTCGACCGTCTGGCCAGCAGTCCCGAGGGGGTTCGCAAGCGCTACCGGAAGTGGTTGGCCGCTCGGCTTCATCGGCCAGAAGATGAGATCCCTCTGCCGGAGCCGCAGGGACGCATTCCTCTCACGGAACGACTGTCACCGAGCCGGAGTCGACCGGAGGCGGATGAGTTCTTCGAAACCGTCGATTTCACGGCGGTCGACTTTCTGATTGCCGACCCGGAGCGTGACGAGCTGATCCGGCTTCGCTACGGAGACGCGGTTGCTTCGTTATTGCAGATCGATCGCGAGCGGAACCTCCGGAGTGCGTTCCGGAGCTTGCCCTTACACCGCGCCCCGATCTCGCAGCGGACGATCAACCTGTTCCACCTTTATGAATCGTACCTGGCGGGTGGTCGCCTGCTGATCCTGCCGTTCCGGATGGTCTGGTGGGGGTTCCGAGGTCTCGGTTACATCGCCGTTCGGATCGTGAACGTGATTCGGGAGATCCTGAACCCGACCGTCTCGACGACCCCTGACGAGCCGGGAGAATCGTATCAGGCGGCCGTTCGGAAAATTCACCGGATGCGCAAGCCAGCGTTTCTCGAAGCGCTCTGGATGCGAGCACGGTTCGATGTTGAATATCTGGGCTTGCCCCTGCCGCAGGTGCCGATCAGCGTCGGAAGCGATTCACTCATGGAGATCGACCTCGACTTCATCGGGGCCTCTCGGCACGAGCGGGTCATGGCCGAGCGGTTCCGCAACCAGCAGCACGATCGGATTGAGTGGCTCAACCACTTCCTTTCCGAATTTCAGTGGAATTTCGACAATTTGCCCGAGATGCTCGGACGGGATCTTCCCCATCTGACGGATCGGCGTGGTGAGGTGATCCGAGCGCTTGTCACCGCCTGGGTTGCCGACCATGACGATGTGGCCACGCTCGGTCTCGCGGTGCTTGCAATGCGGAGAGTGGTGAGTTATGCCGCCGATTCCGATTCAGATCCGCGACAGCTTCCCGAGAAACTTCCCGACCCTCCCAACCTGAGTGAGCCGCTCTGGCATCGAATTCAGGATGTGCGACGACCGATGGACGACCTGCTCGAACTGCCTTGCTTCCCAAGGTACGACGCGGAGCAACGGTTGCGGATTACCGCCTACCTGCGACGCCACCGACGCGCGGTCCGCGAATGGGTCAGGGTAATCCGGGGCCAGGGAGGTCCAGATCCGATCGAGACGCTCCGGACTCGATTCGTCGAGGTAATGCTCCGAACCGATCTGTGGAGCGACCAGATCCTTACGCTCCGGGCCGTCCAGACCCTGACGATGCTCGACGTGCAGCATTACATCGAGCTGGTCTGGAACCTTGGCGGCTATGACCGGCTCTCGCCGGTGTCTCAGGTGGTTGATCTGCCGTTTGCGGATCCGGAACTGCTTGAAGAAGCCTCGGCACGCTGAATCCGA
This window encodes:
- a CDS encoding ion transporter → MSDPIEWRNSWLERTSAVLSGNGHIAPARLLNAIQEGTRLRRVLHELAIDPIHPRDPEVDVLLERLRDTTTDHLADLQRENPGPNPKLSTLTSKWLRAEQAYLGELLTRPDLEPIRRTALLDRFRRDLTWASELVALVDGNVPVHPAVSAVIELDRLQETILADGTPSLDPIREQLTHRATRLRWSLLDRRVSQLLEGSVPEGTAEELWSRRFLLSRLQAEVEGLPESIPVPPSPDTPDEPSESLPGPRRHVAALIERREALADAAAEQLRSLSAAPRSAAWDELLTDAREEANELLSMLEEVDLAQGVRLLALSREDMLRLRDDCVASGQNGAEEGLDRPTIGHLRRVARRFGRMARTARNEWQEKDLTARMKSKFGPRFPKRLDAIILVLILVLTGLLVVETVIDQSGGMTHRLEAVFAWADLAICAVFLTEFTLKISLATGKLRYLARHFVIDLLPSIPFGFITFALSGPTLIANIQILRLLRVPRLLRFLRVMRPLIRFVRLLIFALRFTDRLVRRYARIFNRNIILFELKPEISDDSRNHHLLHMIRRHFDRRASEHFGMLDESERLALTDAAIEDLESRVSEIPSADWSERVEDQTRDIPIEEVVERLIELTPEELIEQMGQSFVNSVDHYLQLIDLPVIRRLPIIRPVLEHRKQGSAEAVALAANYLGHLMQRTLDVIYYVADLQATVSPPLFLDKLGRTIVSATKRPAIRLLSFGLTFAALYALVYLLVPSGDGVVEAGVDATREVGLLHGFGLRLRAMLGWFADKLGLPVIVIGVVCFVLMQVGGWFRKIANQAAEFCERIVEAQFAAQTKLLKRELKDRDQRFLDERVVLPEIRLRTSDDVSMNAERGLLGVSNLEPTREPWALDAPIQGMELKPSETDFFSTLKLLYQDYLDGSPFHRNDTKASTQLLGNLALRNLSLSNLPYFLRGRRRLDRLDMSRAASSLLGGPYLWFDYITRMIVQETAKLLIDYNRNAVPLDRLASSPEGVRKRYRKWLAARLHRPEDEIPLPEPQGRIPLTERLSPSRSRPEADEFFETVDFTAVDFLIADPERDELIRLRYGDAVASLLQIDRERNLRSAFRSLPLHRAPISQRTINLFHLYESYLAGGRLLILPFRMVWWGFRGLGYIAVRIVNVIREILNPTVSTTPDEPGESYQAAVRKIHRMRKPAFLEALWMRARFDVEYLGLPLPQVPISVGSDSLMEIDLDFIGASRHERVMAERFRNQQHDRIEWLNHFLSEFQWNFDNLPEMLGRDLPHLTDRRGEVIRALVTAWVADHDDVATLGLAVLAMRRVVSYAADSDSDPRQLPEKLPDPPNLSEPLWHRIQDVRRPMDDLLELPCFPRYDAEQRLRITAYLRRHRRAVREWVRVIRGQGGPDPIETLRTRFVEVMLRTDLWSDQILTLRAVQTLTMLDVQHYIELVWNLGGYDRLSPVSQVVDLPFADPELLEEASAR
- a CDS encoding sulfatase-like hydrolase/transferase, with amino-acid sequence MTSLGMLGLALMAMFVRSGIGAREAPDRPNVLMILVDDLGFGDLSSFGAPDLQTPNIDALVASGLRFSNAYANCPVCSPTRAALLSGRTPDLVGVPGVIRTHKWNNWGYLDPDVPLLPALLREVGYHTAIVGKWHLGLESPNTPGERGFDHVHGFLGDMMDDYYTHRRHDINYMRLGDTEIDPEGHATDLFSDWAIDYLNSRKDEPNPFFLYLAYNAPHTPIQPPEDWVDRVRRREPGIDEKRARLVALIEHLDDGIGRVFRALDANGQAESTLVVFASDNGGQLDVGARCGPYRGGKGDLYEGGIRIPMAARWPGQITPGSSTDHVTLTMDLMPTVCELAGATIPAGTTGRSLVPLLLGRSLPEDNRALVFVRREGGPRYLGQDYFAIRQGPWKLVQNHPFEPFQLYNLDADPRETQNLIKQEPSKAQLLSQALMMHLQQAGQVPWQRPERPEADGGGSN
- a CDS encoding aldo/keto reductase, whose translation is MKRRTLIGSMVGGLAAGLASRTIQARPAVANRLEAGDIPKRTFGKTGVDLTVIGLAGGRFPIIGNDEEAIALTRRAVELGINYFDTAHIYWDGHSEEIYGAVLPDVRDQVFLTTKSTDRTREGALEELNLSLKRLKTDYVDLWQVHAIRSEEDAEQVFAPGGAIEAFEAAKKAGKCRFIGFTGHSNPAAHLAMLRAYEDWDTILMPLHVADPHYLSFENQVLPLAVERNLGIQGMKNFGNAKLLQRFSVKECLSYVLNLPIHCTAIGCTTLGQLEDDVRIAQSLEDLGDEQMAALRSRAEPLKGPRLEDWKDDVETTASLRDRPRYTGS
- a CDS encoding 3'(2'),5'-bisphosphate nucleotidase, which codes for MSHSFEHERAVAAQAVQEAARLCRAVRGSHGPDPVAKGDKSPVTVADFGSQALICATLKAAFPDDPVMAEEDAAELRSPDRAAVRDRVVAEVAALRPGSDADTVLGWIDHGNLTHFAPRFWTLDPIDGTKGFLRGEQYAIALALIVDGRIEVAALACPNLEQSRSTVGPVGAVFLAVRGAGATVLPLDGGDEERSIQTSDRTDPSRARLCESVESGHSAHNESAVVAARLGVTEPPVRLDSQAKYATVASGVADVYLRLPTRADYQEKIWDHAAGALIVTEAGGTVTDIDGNALDFTLGSTLANNRGVVATNGPLHDRVLAALRG